The following are encoded in a window of Mycobacterium decipiens genomic DNA:
- a CDS encoding glycosyltransferase family 4 protein — protein sequence MSALRSVLLLCWRDTGHPQGGGSEAYLQRIGAQLAASGIAVTLRTARYPGAPRHELVDGVRISRAGGRYSVYLWALLAMALADFGARVGARIGLGPLRRVRPDVVVDTQNGLPFLARLLYGRRAVVLVHHCHREQWPVAGPVIGRIGWYVESTLSPRLHRRNQYVTVSLPSARDLVALRVDSDRIAVVRNGLDEAPAPTLSGPRAPAPRVVVLSRLVPHKQIEDALDAVAALRPRMPGLHLDIVGGGWWRQRLVDHVQRLGIADAVTFHGHVDDVTKHHVLQRSWVHLLPSRKEGWGLAVVEAAQHGVPTIGYRSSGGLSDSIIDGVTGMLVDNRAELVDRLERLLSDSVLRDQLGAKAQARSSEFSWRQSADAMCSVLQAVQAGRFVSGVV from the coding sequence ATGTCTGCTCTGCGCTCGGTGTTGCTGCTGTGCTGGCGCGACACCGGGCACCCCCAGGGGGGCGGTAGCGAAGCCTATCTACAACGCATCGGGGCTCAGCTGGCCGCGTCGGGCATTGCGGTCACGTTGCGCACCGCCCGCTATCCAGGTGCGCCACGACATGAACTGGTCGACGGTGTGCGGATCAGCCGCGCCGGCGGGCGTTACTCGGTGTACCTCTGGGCGTTGCTGGCGATGGCCCTAGCCGATTTCGGAGCCAGGGTAGGAGCCAGAATCGGGCTTGGGCCGCTGCGCCGAGTGCGCCCCGACGTGGTCGTCGATACCCAGAACGGCCTGCCGTTTCTTGCCCGGCTGTTGTATGGCCGGCGGGCGGTGGTGCTGGTGCACCACTGCCACCGTGAGCAGTGGCCGGTTGCCGGCCCGGTGATTGGCCGGATCGGCTGGTACGTCGAGTCGACGTTGTCGCCGCGGCTGCACCGGCGTAATCAGTACGTCACGGTGTCGCTGCCGTCGGCGCGAGACCTGGTCGCTCTGCGGGTGGACAGCGATCGGATCGCGGTGGTCCGCAACGGTCTCGACGAGGCGCCGGCGCCAACGTTGTCCGGCCCGCGCGCCCCCGCGCCGCGCGTGGTGGTGCTGTCCCGGCTGGTGCCACACAAGCAGATCGAAGATGCGCTGGACGCCGTCGCGGCACTGCGGCCCCGGATGCCGGGCCTGCATCTCGACATCGTCGGCGGTGGCTGGTGGCGGCAGCGGCTCGTCGACCATGTACAACGGCTCGGCATCGCCGACGCGGTGACCTTCCATGGCCATGTCGACGACGTGACCAAACACCATGTGCTGCAACGTTCGTGGGTGCACTTGTTGCCTTCACGCAAGGAGGGGTGGGGTCTCGCGGTCGTCGAGGCGGCCCAGCACGGCGTGCCCACCATCGGGTATCGCTCCTCCGGCGGCCTGTCCGACTCGATCATCGACGGGGTGACCGGAATGTTGGTCGACAACCGCGCCGAACTGGTGGATCGGCTCGAACGGCTGCTGTCCGATTCGGTCTTGCGCGACCAACTCGGTGCCAAGGCGCAGGCGCGCAGCAGCGAGTTCTCCTGGCGGCAGAGCGCCGATGCCATGTGCAGCGTGCTGCAGGCGGTGCAAGCTGGCCGCTTTGTCAGCGGCGTGGTTTAA
- a CDS encoding DUF3068 domain-containing protein produces MNRAVMLRFAACGTIGLGAALLIAALLLSTYTTSRIAKIPLAIDATLISEGTGTALDSASLSTEHIVINQNVPLVSQQQVTVESPANADVVTLQVGTSVRRTDKQKDNGLLLAIVDTVTLNRKTAMAVSDDTHTGGAVQKPRTFNDENPPTAIPLRHDGLSYRFPFHTEKKTYPYFDPIAQKAFDVNYENEEDVNGLTTYRFTQNVGYTAEGKLVAPIKYPSLYAGDEDGKVTTSAAMWGLPGDPDEQITMTRYYAAQRTFWVDPVSGTIVKETARANHYFARDSLKPEVTLADYTVTSTEETVESQVNAARDERDRLALWSRVLPITFTAAGLIALVGGGLLASFSLRTESALIDPSLDRDDHDYRRGGLEEPVPGAEAETEKLPTQRPGLPREQNPPGSDSPQLGSAKPPPPSDSRPPDPSPPPPGPTSPGPPERP; encoded by the coding sequence GTGAACCGGGCAGTCATGTTGCGGTTCGCCGCATGCGGAACGATCGGACTCGGAGCCGCCCTGCTGATCGCCGCGCTGCTGCTGTCGACCTATACCACCAGCAGGATCGCCAAGATTCCGCTCGCTATCGATGCCACGTTGATCAGCGAGGGCACCGGAACAGCACTCGACTCGGCGTCGTTATCCACCGAGCACATCGTTATCAACCAGAACGTGCCGCTGGTGTCCCAACAGCAGGTCACCGTCGAGTCACCCGCCAACGCCGACGTGGTCACGCTCCAGGTCGGAACGTCGGTCCGGCGCACCGACAAGCAGAAAGACAATGGGCTACTGCTGGCGATCGTGGACACCGTCACGCTCAACCGCAAGACGGCGATGGCGGTTTCGGACGACACCCACACCGGCGGCGCGGTGCAGAAACCGCGGACCTTCAACGACGAGAACCCGCCGACGGCCATCCCGTTGCGGCACGACGGGTTGTCCTACCGGTTCCCGTTCCACACCGAGAAGAAGACATATCCCTACTTCGACCCGATCGCGCAGAAGGCGTTTGACGTCAACTACGAAAATGAAGAGGACGTCAACGGCTTAACCACGTACCGCTTCACGCAGAACGTCGGCTACACCGCCGAGGGGAAGCTGGTGGCTCCCATCAAGTATCCGTCCCTGTACGCCGGCGACGAGGACGGCAAAGTCACCACATCGGCGGCGATGTGGGGGCTACCGGGTGATCCGGACGAGCAGATCACCATGACCCGGTACTACGCTGCGCAGCGAACCTTCTGGGTGGACCCGGTGTCCGGCACCATCGTCAAGGAAACCGCCCGCGCCAACCACTACTTCGCCCGCGATTCACTCAAGCCCGAGGTCACGCTGGCCGACTACACCGTCACCTCCACCGAAGAGACGGTCGAATCGCAGGTCAACGCGGCTCGCGACGAGCGTGACCGGCTGGCACTGTGGTCGCGGGTGCTACCGATCACGTTCACCGCGGCCGGCTTGATCGCGCTGGTCGGTGGTGGACTGCTCGCGTCGTTCAGCCTGCGGACCGAAAGTGCCCTGATCGATCCCAGCCTGGACCGGGACGACCACGATTACCGTCGCGGCGGGCTGGAAGAACCGGTACCCGGAGCGGAAGCCGAAACCGAGAAGCTGCCCACGCAGCGCCCCGGTCTGCCGCGCGAGCAGAATCCGCCGGGTTCGGATTCGCCCCAACTCGGTTCGGCGAAGCCGCCCCCGCCGTCCGATTCGCGGCCCCCCGACCCAAGTCCACCCCCGCCGGGGCCCACCAGCCCCGGCCCGCCCGAACGGCCCTAG
- a CDS encoding acyltransferase family protein, whose product MLVTDGQPVGGTRSFLPAVEGMRACAAIGVVITHVAFQTGHSSGVAGRLFGRFDLAVAVFFALSGFLLWRGHAAAARDLGLRPQTGHYLRSRIVRIMPAYVVAVVVILSLLPDADHASPTVWLANLTLTQIYVPLTLTGGLTQMWSLSVEVSFYLALPVLALLARRIPVRARVPAIAALGAVSWAWGWVPLHTVSGINPLNWPPAFFSWFAAGMLLAEWVHSPIGLPHRLARRRVLMALLAVLAYLVAASPLAGPEGLIPGTAAQFAVKTAMGSVVAFTLVAPLVLDRPDTPHRLLGSTGMVTLGRWSYGLFIWHLAALAMVFPVIGTFPFTGRMPAVLVLTLIFGFAIAAVSYALVESPCRDTLRRWEQRVKHIEPQNIDREADAIAP is encoded by the coding sequence GTGTTGGTGACCGATGGCCAGCCGGTCGGTGGGACCCGCAGCTTTTTGCCCGCCGTCGAGGGTATGCGCGCTTGCGCGGCCATCGGCGTGGTCATCACACACGTCGCTTTCCAGACCGGGCACTCCAGCGGTGTGGCGGGCCGGCTGTTCGGCCGCTTCGATCTGGCGGTGGCGGTGTTCTTCGCCTTGTCGGGATTCCTGTTGTGGCGCGGACATGCCGCTGCGGCACGAGATCTGGGGTTGCGCCCGCAGACCGGCCACTATCTTCGATCGCGGATAGTTCGCATCATGCCGGCGTATGTGGTGGCGGTCGTGGTGATCCTGTCGCTGCTGCCCGACGCGGACCATGCCAGCCCGACGGTGTGGTTGGCTAACCTGACGCTCACCCAGATCTATGTGCCGCTGACCCTGACCGGGGGCCTGACCCAGATGTGGAGCCTGTCCGTTGAGGTCAGCTTCTACCTGGCATTGCCGGTTCTTGCGTTGCTGGCCCGTCGCATTCCGGTGCGTGCTCGGGTGCCGGCAATCGCTGCCTTGGGGGCCGTCAGCTGGGCCTGGGGTTGGGTCCCGCTGCACACGGTGTCGGGCATCAACCCGCTGAACTGGCCGCCGGCGTTCTTCTCCTGGTTCGCCGCGGGCATGCTGCTGGCGGAGTGGGTGCACAGCCCGATCGGGTTGCCGCACCGGCTGGCTCGGCGACGGGTGCTGATGGCCCTACTGGCGGTGCTGGCCTATCTGGTGGCGGCTTCCCCGCTGGCGGGGCCGGAGGGGCTGATTCCGGGCACTGCCGCCCAATTCGCGGTGAAGACCGCGATGGGCTCCGTGGTGGCGTTCACGCTGGTGGCGCCGCTGGTGCTGGACCGGCCCGACACACCTCACCGCCTGCTGGGCAGTACCGGCATGGTGACCCTGGGGCGTTGGTCCTATGGCCTGTTCATCTGGCACCTGGCCGCACTGGCCATGGTGTTCCCCGTGATCGGCACGTTCCCGTTCACCGGTCGGATGCCGGCGGTGTTGGTGTTGACGTTGATCTTCGGGTTCGCGATCGCCGCCGTGAGCTATGCGCTGGTCGAGTCACCCTGCCGGGACACGTTGCGCCGCTGGGAGCAACGGGTGAAGCACATCGAGCCGCAGAACATCGACCGCGAAGCGGACGCGATCGCGCCCTGA
- a CDS encoding phosphotriesterase-related protein: MSALNTARGPIDTADLGVTLMHEHVFIMTTEIAQNYPEGWGDEEQRVADAITRLSELKARGVDTIVDLTVIGLGRYIPRIARVAAATELNIVVATGLYTYNDVPFFFHYLGPGGMLDGPEIMTDMFVRDIEEGIADTGIKAGILKCATDEPGITPGVERVLRAVAQAHMRTGVPISTHTHAGLRRGLEQQRIFAEEGVDLSRVIIGHSGDSTDVGYLEELISNGSYLGMDRFGIDLILPFEERVNIVARLCERGHADKMVLSHDANCYFDALPEALVPAAAPNWHYLHIHNDVIPALKERGVTDEQVRTMLVDNPRRIFERQGGYQ, translated from the coding sequence GTGTCAGCACTAAATACGGCTCGCGGACCCATTGATACCGCCGATCTCGGCGTCACCCTGATGCACGAGCACGTGTTCATCATGACCACGGAAATCGCGCAGAACTATCCGGAAGGTTGGGGCGACGAAGAACAGCGGGTGGCCGATGCGATCACCCGGCTGAGCGAACTGAAGGCCCGCGGCGTGGACACCATCGTCGACCTGACTGTGATCGGGCTGGGCCGCTACATCCCGCGCATCGCCCGCGTCGCGGCGGCCACCGAGCTGAACATCGTCGTCGCGACCGGCCTCTACACCTACAACGACGTGCCATTTTTCTTCCACTACCTGGGCCCGGGCGGGATGCTGGATGGCCCGGAGATTATGACCGACATGTTCGTGCGCGACATCGAAGAGGGCATCGCCGACACCGGCATCAAGGCAGGGATCCTCAAATGCGCCACCGACGAGCCCGGCATCACCCCCGGTGTCGAGCGTGTGCTGCGCGCCGTCGCGCAGGCGCACATGCGCACCGGGGTGCCGATTTCCACGCACACCCACGCCGGGCTGCGGCGCGGGCTCGAGCAGCAACGCATCTTCGCCGAGGAAGGCGTGGACCTGAGCCGGGTGATCATCGGGCACTCCGGCGACAGCACCGACGTGGGCTACCTCGAGGAGTTGATCAGCAACGGCTCCTACCTCGGAATGGACCGGTTCGGCATCGACTTGATCCTGCCGTTCGAGGAGCGCGTGAACATCGTGGCCCGACTGTGTGAACGCGGGCACGCCGACAAGATGGTGCTCTCACACGACGCCAACTGCTATTTCGACGCCCTGCCCGAAGCGCTGGTGCCGGCGGCCGCGCCCAATTGGCACTACCTACACATTCACAACGACGTGATCCCGGCCCTCAAGGAGCGCGGCGTCACCGACGAGCAGGTGCGCACCATGCTCGTCGACAACCCGCGCCGCATTTTCGAGCGGCAGGGCGGATATCAATAA
- a CDS encoding acyl-CoA dehydrogenase family protein, whose protein sequence is MLLNPNRLQRQYPDSRSGEIMAATVDFFESRGKARLKHDDHERTWYADFLDHVGRERIFASLLTPAEYGADDCRWDTYRISEFAEIVGFYGLSYWYPFQVTALGLGPIWMSANEDAKRKAAAQLEAGEVFAFGLSEQTHGADVYQTDMILTPSSAGGTGWSANGEKYYIGNANVARMVSTFGKIAGSPGNEEYVFFAADSQHDRYDLIKNVVNSQNYVANYALRDYPVTEADILHRGPEAFHAALNTVNVCKYNLGWGSIGMCTHALYESVTHASNRHLYGTVVTDFTHVRRLLTDSYTRLVAMKLVATRTSDYLRSASAADRRYLLYSPLTKAKVTSEGERVITALWDVIAAKGVEKDTFFETVAREIGLLPRLEGTVHINIGLLGKFMPNYLFAPDAALPAIPRRDDAADDSFLFAQGPTGGLGKVRFHDWRASFGSFAHLPNVALLREQVDTLAEMLASATPDAAQQKDIDFAFGVGQLFATVPYAQLILEEAPLSGVDEAVVDEIFGLLVKDFNGYAIELADKSATTDEQARFAMRMIRRPAHDPARYDQIWKDHVLPINGAYQMRP, encoded by the coding sequence ATGCTGCTCAATCCCAACCGCCTGCAACGCCAGTACCCCGACAGTCGCTCGGGGGAGATCATGGCCGCCACGGTGGACTTCTTCGAGTCCAGGGGAAAGGCGCGGCTCAAGCACGACGACCACGAGCGGACCTGGTATGCCGACTTCCTGGACCACGTCGGGCGGGAGCGCATCTTTGCCTCGTTGCTGACGCCGGCCGAGTACGGCGCTGACGATTGCCGCTGGGACACCTACCGGATCAGCGAGTTCGCCGAGATCGTGGGCTTCTACGGGCTGAGCTACTGGTACCCCTTCCAGGTCACGGCCCTTGGCCTGGGCCCGATCTGGATGAGCGCCAACGAGGACGCCAAGCGCAAGGCCGCAGCTCAGCTGGAGGCCGGCGAGGTGTTCGCGTTCGGGCTCTCCGAGCAGACCCACGGCGCCGACGTCTACCAGACCGACATGATCCTGACCCCGTCGAGCGCGGGCGGGACCGGCTGGAGCGCTAATGGCGAGAAGTACTACATCGGCAACGCCAACGTGGCCCGGATGGTCTCCACCTTCGGCAAGATCGCCGGGAGCCCCGGAAACGAAGAGTACGTCTTCTTCGCCGCCGACTCCCAGCACGACCGATACGACCTGATCAAGAACGTGGTGAACTCGCAGAACTACGTCGCCAATTACGCGCTGCGCGACTATCCGGTCACCGAGGCTGACATATTGCACCGGGGCCCCGAGGCCTTCCACGCCGCCCTGAACACGGTCAACGTCTGCAAGTACAACCTGGGCTGGGGTTCCATCGGCATGTGCACGCACGCCCTGTACGAGTCGGTCACCCACGCGTCCAACCGCCACCTCTACGGGACGGTCGTCACCGACTTCACCCACGTGCGGCGGCTGCTCACCGACTCGTACACGCGGCTGGTCGCCATGAAGCTGGTCGCCACCCGCACCTCGGACTACCTGCGCAGCGCGTCGGCAGCCGACCGTCGCTATCTGCTCTACAGCCCGCTCACCAAGGCGAAGGTCACCAGCGAAGGCGAGCGGGTCATCACCGCCCTATGGGATGTCATCGCCGCCAAGGGGGTGGAGAAGGACACGTTCTTCGAGACGGTGGCCCGTGAGATCGGCCTGCTGCCCCGCCTGGAAGGCACCGTTCACATCAACATCGGCCTGCTGGGCAAGTTCATGCCCAACTACCTGTTCGCCCCCGATGCCGCGCTGCCGGCCATCCCGCGTCGCGACGACGCCGCCGACGATTCGTTCCTATTCGCCCAGGGACCCACCGGGGGTCTGGGCAAGGTGCGCTTCCACGACTGGCGCGCCTCGTTCGGCAGCTTCGCCCACCTGCCTAATGTCGCGCTGCTGCGCGAGCAGGTCGACACGCTCGCCGAGATGCTGGCCAGCGCTACCCCGGATGCGGCGCAGCAGAAGGACATCGACTTTGCCTTCGGCGTGGGACAGCTTTTTGCGACGGTGCCCTACGCCCAGCTCATTTTGGAGGAGGCCCCGCTGTCCGGTGTCGACGAGGCAGTGGTCGACGAGATCTTCGGCCTGTTGGTCAAGGACTTCAACGGCTATGCCATCGAGTTGGCCGACAAGTCCGCCACGACAGACGAACAGGCCCGATTCGCCATGCGGATGATCCGCCGGCCGGCACATGACCCGGCGCGCTACGACCAGATCTGGAAGGACCACGTCCTGCCGATCAACGGTGCCTACCAGATGCGCCCGTGA
- a CDS encoding TetR/AcrR family transcriptional regulator: protein MPTVTWARVDPARRAAVVEAAEAEFGAHGFSRGSLNVIARRAGVAKGSLFQYFADKRDLYAFIADIASQRVRSYMEDLIREIDPNRPFFEFLTDLLDGWIAYFAEHPRERALHAAATLEVDADARISVRSVLHRHYLEVLRPLVRDAQLRGDLRADSDTDALLSLLLMIFPHLALAPYMRGLDPILGLDEPTPEQPALAVRRLVAVLAAAFRAQNQNPALNPAQKRSEEIT, encoded by the coding sequence GTGCCTACGGTTACGTGGGCTCGTGTCGATCCGGCTCGTCGCGCGGCCGTGGTGGAAGCCGCGGAGGCCGAGTTCGGGGCGCACGGATTCTCCCGAGGCAGCCTGAACGTCATCGCCCGGCGCGCCGGAGTCGCCAAGGGCAGCCTGTTTCAGTATTTCGCGGACAAGCGCGACCTCTATGCGTTCATCGCCGACATCGCCAGCCAGCGGGTCCGCTCCTACATGGAGGACCTGATCCGCGAGATCGACCCGAACCGGCCGTTCTTCGAATTCCTCACCGACCTGCTCGACGGCTGGATTGCCTACTTCGCCGAACATCCCCGGGAACGAGCTCTGCACGCCGCGGCGACGCTGGAGGTCGACGCCGACGCCCGCATCAGCGTACGCAGCGTCCTACACCGGCACTATTTGGAGGTGCTACGGCCGCTGGTGCGTGACGCGCAGCTGCGGGGCGACCTGCGCGCGGATTCCGACACCGATGCGTTGTTGTCGCTGCTGCTGATGATCTTTCCGCATCTGGCCCTGGCGCCGTACATGCGCGGTTTGGATCCGATCCTCGGCCTCGACGAGCCGACACCGGAGCAGCCGGCGCTGGCCGTGCGCCGGCTCGTCGCCGTGTTGGCGGCAGCGTTTCGTGCCCAGAACCAGAACCCCGCCCTCAACCCAGCCCAGAAACGATCGGAGGAGATCACATGA
- a CDS encoding R2-like ligand-binding oxidase, translated as MTRTHFGTLAAGGLNWNSLPLKLFAGGNAKFWNPADIDFSHDRQDWETLTDLERNYATRLCAQFIAGEESVTQDIQPFMSAMRAEGRLGDEMYLTQFAFEEAKHTQVFRLWLDAVGMTEDLHGYLDELPTYRQIFYDELPNSLDDLTTDSSPAAQVRASVTYNHIVEGMLALTGYFAWHKICVERGILPGMQELVRRIGDDERRHMAWGTFTCRRHVAADDANWTVFETRMNELIPLGLRLIEDGFALYGDEIPFDLSQDEFLQYSTDKGMRRFGTISSARGRPVGEIDLDYSPLQLEDTFADEDERTLAAASA; from the coding sequence ATGACGCGCACCCACTTTGGCACGCTCGCTGCGGGCGGCCTCAACTGGAACAGCCTGCCGCTGAAGCTGTTTGCCGGCGGCAATGCGAAGTTTTGGAATCCGGCCGATATCGACTTCTCTCACGATAGGCAAGATTGGGAGACGCTCACCGACCTTGAACGCAACTACGCCACCCGGTTGTGCGCCCAGTTCATCGCCGGCGAGGAATCGGTCACCCAGGACATCCAGCCGTTCATGAGCGCGATGCGCGCCGAAGGGCGGCTGGGCGACGAGATGTATCTGACGCAGTTCGCGTTCGAGGAAGCCAAACACACGCAGGTGTTCCGCTTGTGGCTGGACGCGGTCGGGATGACCGAGGATCTACACGGCTACCTCGATGAGCTTCCGACGTACCGGCAAATCTTCTACGACGAGCTACCGAACTCGCTGGACGATCTCACGACCGATTCGTCACCGGCCGCCCAGGTTCGGGCATCGGTGACCTACAACCACATCGTCGAGGGCATGTTGGCCCTCACCGGATACTTTGCCTGGCACAAGATCTGCGTGGAACGCGGAATTCTTCCCGGAATGCAAGAGTTGGTCCGGCGGATCGGTGACGACGAGCGACGCCATATGGCCTGGGGCACCTTCACCTGTCGCCGCCACGTCGCCGCCGACGACGCCAATTGGACCGTGTTCGAAACGCGCATGAATGAGCTCATCCCGCTGGGGCTGCGCCTCATCGAAGACGGATTCGCGCTGTACGGCGACGAGATCCCGTTCGACCTGTCCCAAGACGAATTCCTGCAGTACTCCACCGACAAGGGGATGCGACGGTTCGGCACGATCAGCAGCGCCCGCGGGCGGCCGGTCGGCGAGATCGATCTCGACTACTCGCCGCTGCAGCTGGAGGACACCTTCGCCGACGAGGACGAGCGGACCCTGGCAGCGGCTTCGGCTTAG
- a CDS encoding NADP-dependent succinic semialdehyde dehydrogenase has product MPIATINPATGETVKTFTPATDAEVDAAIGRASARFADYRHTSFAERARWANATADLLEAEADQTAAMMTLEMGKTLASAKAEAIKCAKGFRYYAANAQALLADEPADATKVGASKAYGRYQPLGVILAVMPWNFPLWQAVRFAAPALMAGNVGLLKHASNVPQCALYLADVIARGGFPDGCFQTLLVGSGAVEAILRDPRVAAATLTGSEPAGQSVGAIAGDEIKPTVLELGGSDPFIVMPSADLDAAVSTAVTGRVQNNGQSCIAAKRFIAHADIYDEFVDKFVARMAALKVGDPTDPDTDVGPLATEQGRDEVAKQVEDAAAAGAVIRCGGKRSDRPGWFYPPTVITDIAKDMALYTEEVFGPVASVFRAQNIDEAIEIANATTFGLGSNAWTRDEAEQRRFIDDIVAGQVFINGMTVSYPELPFGGVKRSGYGRELSAHGIREFCNVKTVWIG; this is encoded by the coding sequence GTGCCCATCGCCACCATCAACCCGGCCACCGGCGAGACAGTCAAGACCTTCACCCCGGCAACCGACGCCGAAGTCGACGCGGCGATAGGCCGCGCATCCGCGCGGTTCGCCGACTACCGCCACACCAGCTTCGCCGAGCGCGCCCGGTGGGCCAACGCCACCGCCGACCTGCTGGAGGCCGAGGCGGATCAAACCGCCGCCATGATGACACTCGAGATGGGTAAGACGCTGGCATCAGCCAAGGCCGAAGCCATCAAGTGCGCCAAGGGTTTTCGCTACTACGCAGCTAACGCCCAGGCGCTGCTGGCCGACGAACCGGCCGACGCGACCAAGGTTGGCGCGTCCAAGGCCTATGGCCGCTACCAGCCGTTGGGCGTGATCCTGGCCGTGATGCCGTGGAACTTTCCGCTGTGGCAGGCCGTCCGCTTCGCGGCACCGGCGCTGATGGCCGGAAACGTCGGCCTCCTCAAGCACGCGTCGAACGTGCCGCAATGCGCGTTGTACCTGGCCGACGTCATCGCTCGGGGCGGCTTCCCGGACGGGTGCTTCCAGACGTTGCTCGTTGGTTCGGGTGCCGTCGAGGCCATCCTGCGCGATCCCCGGGTCGCCGCGGCCACCCTGACCGGCAGCGAACCGGCCGGCCAATCGGTGGGCGCCATCGCCGGCGACGAGATCAAACCGACCGTGCTGGAGCTCGGCGGCAGCGACCCGTTCATCGTGATGCCGTCGGCAGATCTCGACGCTGCGGTCAGCACCGCGGTCACCGGGCGGGTGCAGAACAACGGCCAGTCCTGCATCGCCGCCAAACGGTTCATCGCCCACGCCGACATCTACGACGAGTTCGTCGACAAGTTCGTCGCGCGGATGGCCGCGCTGAAGGTCGGCGACCCGACCGACCCGGACACCGACGTGGGTCCGCTGGCCACCGAACAAGGCCGAGACGAGGTCGCCAAGCAAGTCGAAGACGCCGCCGCCGCGGGCGCGGTGATCCGGTGCGGCGGCAAGCGTTCCGACCGGCCGGGCTGGTTCTACCCACCAACGGTGATCACCGACATCGCCAAGGACATGGCCCTCTACACCGAGGAGGTCTTCGGCCCGGTCGCCTCCGTGTTCCGCGCCCAAAACATCGACGAGGCCATCGAAATCGCCAACGCCACCACCTTCGGGCTGGGCTCCAACGCCTGGACGCGGGACGAGGCCGAGCAGCGACGCTTCATCGACGACATCGTGGCCGGACAGGTCTTCATCAACGGGATGACGGTGTCCTATCCCGAATTGCCGTTCGGCGGTGTCAAGCGGTCCGGCTACGGTCGCGAGCTATCCGCCCACGGGATCCGCGAATTCTGCAACGTCAAGACGGTCTGGATCGGCTAA
- a CDS encoding MFS transporter: MTRTGGVSVGLASLARGLFSAATAAIAVICRYAAFVITDSAFLTGLLDTAYTLAFAGAAYWLASGRAPMSARTSIVVGGLVSAAATAVVGLLTPLREYVWLVLLLLVIGVVTGLNYPAWYSLLRGGREVNELREWIGTYESVRIGAILVGTAGSGLVAHQLGLEATMVLVASVFAAVGLLALAFPRQRVGDPSQPEHTEPPPVHFDVAIHRRIRLLLGLLAAMQLMVAPIIAVTPVLAVEGVDGGIAHVGVLFALFSAGAALQFVAMNAVARGVRAPVLVAITVALMLGSAVLAAVWDTVVSAGLLMASFGFGVASIGTLVNAEIQTSLPEALRDQYVSKYALIAAIPFAVGSGLWGLTADFVPVPNIAVVSTVLIAAALLLVWRWVRGRGVDYGGPSMRN; encoded by the coding sequence ATGACTAGGACTGGCGGCGTGTCGGTCGGTCTGGCTTCGCTGGCACGCGGATTGTTCTCGGCCGCTACCGCAGCAATCGCGGTCATCTGCCGCTACGCGGCCTTCGTCATCACCGATTCGGCGTTCCTCACCGGGCTGCTGGACACCGCGTACACCTTGGCGTTCGCCGGTGCCGCCTACTGGTTGGCGAGCGGTCGCGCCCCGATGTCGGCCCGTACCTCGATCGTCGTGGGCGGGCTGGTATCGGCGGCGGCCACCGCGGTCGTTGGTCTGCTGACGCCATTGCGGGAGTACGTGTGGCTGGTGCTGCTTCTCCTGGTGATCGGCGTGGTCACCGGTTTGAACTACCCGGCCTGGTACTCGCTGCTGCGCGGTGGCCGTGAGGTCAACGAACTGCGCGAATGGATCGGGACCTACGAGTCCGTCCGCATCGGCGCCATCCTGGTCGGGACGGCGGGTAGTGGCCTGGTGGCCCACCAGCTGGGACTGGAGGCCACGATGGTGCTGGTCGCCTCCGTGTTCGCCGCCGTTGGCCTGCTGGCGCTGGCCTTCCCGAGACAGCGGGTGGGCGACCCCAGCCAGCCGGAGCACACAGAGCCGCCTCCGGTCCACTTCGACGTGGCGATCCATCGCCGGATCCGGTTGCTGTTGGGACTGCTCGCCGCCATGCAGCTCATGGTGGCCCCGATCATCGCGGTGACCCCGGTGCTCGCGGTCGAAGGTGTCGACGGTGGCATCGCGCACGTCGGTGTCCTGTTCGCCCTGTTCAGCGCCGGCGCTGCGCTGCAGTTCGTGGCGATGAATGCGGTAGCGCGCGGTGTCCGCGCACCTGTCCTGGTAGCGATAACCGTCGCCCTGATGCTGGGGTCCGCGGTTTTGGCGGCGGTCTGGGACACCGTGGTGAGCGCCGGGCTGTTGATGGCATCGTTCGGCTTCGGGGTCGCGTCGATCGGCACCTTGGTCAATGCCGAGATCCAAACGTCGCTCCCCGAGGCGCTACGGGATCAATACGTGTCGAAGTACGCATTGATCGCCGCCATACCGTTCGCCGTCGGCAGCGGCCTGTGGGGTCTGACAGCCGATTTCGTGCCGGTGCCGAACATCGCGGTAGTCTCGACCGTCTTGATCGCGGCCGCGCTGCTGCTCGTCTGGCGGTGGGTGCGCGGCCGCGGAGTGGATTACGGTGGTCCATCCATGCGGAACTGA